One window of Mycoplasma cottewii genomic DNA carries:
- a CDS encoding BspA family leucine-rich repeat surface protein has protein sequence MKKLLCILSSIMGTSLAILPTACQPINTQKDDSKTNVEEQIKQLKEEQEKHLKQIKQLNSDKVQLEKQLQTKKQEINDYQEMIQKNGELTKLLGDEIVKIEKQYDKEVIENQQVVEKITKALEEYVKLIEKYQTSSMVFLQLHRNTIAELNQRIESKDLKITDLTHLNQQLTNDKSSLESELSSVRSQNAQNITDLTEANRKVTRLEGEISTLRSTISQLEQDKGSLETQLNNATQESARTKQALEQQISQLTQQLQQKETEFQREKQRLESELGSKTTEIQRINTELSTLSTRAGQLETQNQELNRKWEALNTQFTSTKQQLDTVTRERNTARQELSTANSNLASVRRTLEQEQQKFQRLEAELNSIKGNITSEQEKVQRVWNETIKNTAWENETYSNLFNRFNKELNKRDDIELKYKLADNSKASEKVKSSDKELIIKNNFTEIKLDLGKVYALKQDKQEQDNELKAFGYDENGKVTAASKNINKVPEYLPWFITDLTGVFEGNASAQINGLEKWNTENVTNMTGMFSETPNFNQSLNHFDTSKVTDMNSMFANAEKFDGDISSWDTSNVTNMAQMFDVAKAFNQDISAKDIKLNDKKYKAWDVSRVKDMNLMFAKTEAFNQNISNWDTLRVEDMSSMFEDAKAFNQDISSWNVNNVKNFKEFSERAHDELDHTKLPKRFAIEAIKIELTELFEKEFKNKITSDKTYKDIFEEFKSKNKLQGVIINQLLGVKDINSKPQSHLGIRIEVQYKTKKFEVVLDVGTIK, from the coding sequence ATGAAAAAATTATTATGTATTCTATCTTCAATTATGGGAACATCTTTAGCAATATTACCTACTGCTTGTCAACCAATTAATACTCAAAAAGATGATTCTAAAACAAATGTAGAAGAACAAATTAAACAATTAAAAGAAGAACAAGAAAAACACTTAAAACAAATCAAACAATTAAATAGTGATAAAGTTCAACTTGAAAAGCAATTACAAACTAAAAAACAAGAAATTAATGATTATCAAGAAATGATTCAAAAAAATGGTGAATTAACTAAATTGCTTGGTGATGAAATTGTAAAAATTGAAAAACAATATGATAAAGAAGTTATTGAAAACCAACAAGTTGTTGAAAAAATAACTAAAGCATTAGAAGAATATGTTAAATTAATTGAAAAATATCAAACTTCATCTATGGTATTTTTACAATTGCATAGAAATACTATTGCTGAGTTAAACCAAAGAATTGAATCAAAAGATCTAAAAATTACTGATTTAACTCATTTAAACCAACAATTAACAAATGATAAGTCATCTTTAGAATCAGAATTAAGCAGTGTTAGATCTCAAAATGCTCAAAATATCACCGATTTAACAGAAGCTAATCGAAAAGTAACAAGACTAGAAGGCGAAATTTCTACTTTAAGATCTACTATTTCTCAACTTGAACAAGATAAAGGTTCTTTAGAAACTCAATTAAATAATGCAACACAAGAATCAGCTAGAACTAAACAAGCTCTAGAACAACAAATATCACAACTAACTCAACAATTACAACAAAAAGAAACTGAATTTCAAAGAGAAAAACAAAGATTAGAAAGCGAATTAGGTTCAAAAACTACTGAAATTCAGAGAATAAACACAGAACTATCAACATTAAGTACTAGAGCAGGACAACTTGAAACTCAAAATCAAGAATTAAACAGAAAATGAGAAGCTTTAAATACTCAATTTACTTCAACAAAACAACAATTAGATACAGTTACAAGAGAAAGAAATACAGCTAGACAAGAATTATCAACTGCAAATTCTAACTTAGCTAGTGTGAGAAGAACTCTAGAACAAGAACAACAAAAATTTCAAAGATTAGAAGCAGAACTAAATTCTATAAAAGGTAATATAACATCTGAACAAGAAAAAGTTCAAAGGGTTTGAAATGAAACTATTAAAAACACCGCATGAGAAAATGAAACTTATTCAAACTTATTTAATAGATTTAATAAAGAGTTAAATAAAAGAGATGATATAGAATTGAAATATAAATTAGCTGATAATAGTAAAGCTAGTGAAAAAGTTAAATCATCAGATAAAGAGTTAATAATTAAAAATAACTTTACAGAAATTAAATTAGATCTTGGAAAAGTTTATGCTTTAAAACAAGATAAACAAGAACAAGACAATGAATTAAAAGCATTTGGTTATGATGAAAATGGAAAAGTGACTGCAGCAAGCAAGAATATCAATAAAGTTCCTGAATATCTACCTTGATTCATTACTGATCTAACAGGAGTGTTTGAAGGAAATGCTAGTGCACAAATAAATGGATTAGAAAAATGAAACACTGAAAATGTAACTAATATGACTGGAATGTTTAGTGAAACACCTAATTTTAATCAATCATTAAATCATTTTGACACTTCTAAAGTAACTGATATGAACTCAATGTTTGCAAACGCTGAAAAATTTGATGGAGATATTTCAAGTTGAGATACATCAAACGTAACTAATATGGCACAAATGTTTGACGTAGCAAAAGCATTTAATCAAGATATATCAGCTAAAGATATTAAATTAAATGATAAAAAATACAAAGCATGAGATGTTTCTAGAGTTAAAGATATGAATTTAATGTTTGCTAAAACAGAAGCATTTAATCAAAATATATCTAACTGAGATACATTAAGAGTAGAAGATATGTCAAGTATGTTTGAAGATGCTAAAGCATTTAATCAAGACATATCAAGTTGAAATGTTAATAATGTTAAGAACTTCAAAGAATTTAGTGAAAGAGCACATGATGAACTAGATCATACTAAATTACCAAAAAGATTTGCTATAGAAGCTATTAAAATAGAATTAACAGAGTTATTTGAAAAAGAATTTAAAAACAAAATTACTTCAGATAAAACTTATAAAGATATTTTTGAAGAATTCAAATCTAAAAATAAACTACAAGGCGTTATAATAAATCAATTACTAGGTGTTAAAGACATCAATTCTAAACCTCAATCTCATTTAGGAATAAGAATCGAAGTTCAATATAAAACCAAAAAATTCGAAGTTGTTTTAGACGTAGGTACAATAAAATAA
- a CDS encoding lipoprotein, with protein sequence MKKLLTILGSVAMVATIGAVAVACKTEAKTPVKPEEKQPADQGGKEPGKTDGEKEGEGKEEGKDGDSSTPGSDGANGGMKPGNGGTGGGTPNGAGTGDGAASNTAPTHTPTEPAGTMS encoded by the coding sequence ATGAAAAAATTATTAACAATTTTAGGATCAGTTGCTATGGTTGCTACAATTGGAGCAGTTGCTGTTGCATGTAAAACTGAAGCCAAAACACCAGTTAAACCTGAAGAAAAACAACCAGCTGATCAAGGTGGAAAAGAACCAGGAAAAACTGATGGTGAAAAAGAAGGAGAAGGAAAAGAAGAAGGAAAAGACGGAGATTCATCAACTCCAGGAAGTGACGGAGCTAACGGAGGAATGAAACCAGGTAATGGAGGAACTGGTGGAGGAACACCTAACGGTGCCGGAACAGGAGATGGTGCAGCGTCAAATACTGCACCTACACACACACCTACTGAACCTGCTGGAACAATGTCTTAA
- a CDS encoding DNA-methyltransferase, with translation MKLNNVYNLDIIDFLKKIKNKSVDLIIADPPYNQRIDYWDDFVNEEEYMKFMRRWVKLACKKLKDSGSIYIFNNAYNSALTVQILNKEGLIYQNWIIWYKKDGFNSSNRKYVNNQETILFFTKTNKYTFNYNDIRCEYSSKERIKAAQEKGIIKNGKRWFPNPNGKLCTDVWEVPSVRLSNKVNGKTVKTAHPTPKPNKIIERIIKASSNEGDLVLDLFSGSGVTSIECIKNKRLFLACEKDLNFYNLIKEELEELEKIICN, from the coding sequence ATGAAATTAAATAATGTTTATAATCTTGACATAATCGATTTTTTAAAAAAAATAAAAAATAAATCAGTAGACTTAATAATAGCAGACCCTCCATACAACCAGAGAATAGATTATTGAGACGACTTTGTTAATGAAGAAGAGTATATGAAATTTATGAGAAGGTGAGTCAAATTAGCGTGTAAAAAATTAAAAGATAGTGGAAGTATTTATATTTTTAATAACGCTTATAACTCAGCCTTAACCGTACAAATTTTGAATAAAGAAGGGCTAATATATCAAAACTGAATAATTTGATATAAAAAGGATGGTTTTAATAGTTCTAATAGGAAATATGTCAATAACCAAGAAACTATTTTATTTTTTACAAAGACAAATAAATATACATTTAATTATAATGACATAAGATGTGAATATAGTTCTAAAGAAAGAATCAAGGCAGCTCAAGAAAAAGGTATAATAAAAAATGGAAAAAGATGATTTCCAAATCCTAATGGAAAACTATGCACTGACGTTTGAGAAGTACCATCAGTGAGATTATCTAATAAAGTAAATGGAAAAACAGTTAAAACCGCTCATCCTACTCCAAAACCCAATAAAATAATAGAAAGAATAATAAAGGCTAGTTCAAATGAGGGAGACTTAGTTCTTGATTTATTTAGTGGGAGTGGAGTAACTTCTATTGAATGTATCAAAAATAAAAGATTATTTTTAGCATGTGAAAAAGATCTTAATTTTTATAATTTAATAAAAGAAGAATTAGAAGAATTAGAAAAAATAATATGTAATTAA
- the aspS gene encoding aspartate--tRNA ligase gives MKRTHTCGQLNISNVNQKVLLQGWIRKIRKMGAMTFIDLRDRYGITQLVLDDSFKEQLINLKTEYVIEITGLVVERQSKNLELQTGEIEVKVENISVINKSELTPFMIEDNISTTEETRMTYRYLDLRRPEMQQNLITRAKLNHVIRNFLNSNDFLEVETPYFAKSTPEGARDFLVPSRLNKNKFYALPQSPQLFKQLLMISGIDRYYQIVRCFRDEDLRIDRQPEFTQLDLEMSFATGDDVMNLAEKLIKKVLLDIKGYEIKDDLLRLSYKDAIDLYGIDKPDLRYDLKIHTLNDIFKNTNVKMFANIDDQVIRAVCIDKLLTKKQIEQAVQQVRQFGFNSLGFVKIENNSWSGSLASQLSDQEKQDLIKEFNIQSDATILMNFGKYDKISQAMGAVRICLAKMFDLASADEFKLLWVVDFPLFEYSEEEQRYVAAHHPFTMPKTESLNDFDTNKKDALAYAYDLVMNGFEIGGGSQRITNPDIQKRMFDAIKLTPDKVEMNFGWFMNAYKYGAPYHAGIAWGLDRIAMILSNTNSIRDVIAFPKNTSGVDPMSNAPDYVSDNQLEELNIKIK, from the coding sequence ATGAAAAGAACTCATACGTGTGGTCAATTAAATATTTCTAATGTTAATCAAAAAGTATTATTACAAGGTTGAATTAGAAAAATTAGAAAAATGGGAGCTATGACTTTTATCGATCTAAGAGATAGATATGGTATAACTCAATTAGTTTTAGATGATTCTTTTAAAGAACAACTAATTAATCTTAAAACTGAATATGTAATTGAAATAACAGGACTTGTAGTTGAAAGACAATCAAAAAATCTTGAATTACAAACTGGAGAAATTGAAGTTAAAGTTGAAAATATTTCAGTTATTAATAAATCAGAATTAACTCCTTTTATGATTGAAGATAATATTTCAACTACTGAAGAAACTAGAATGACTTATCGTTATTTAGATCTAAGAAGACCTGAAATGCAACAAAATTTAATTACAAGAGCTAAATTAAACCATGTTATTAGAAACTTTTTAAATAGTAATGATTTTTTAGAAGTTGAAACTCCTTATTTTGCAAAATCAACTCCAGAAGGAGCAAGAGATTTTTTAGTACCATCTAGATTAAATAAAAATAAATTTTATGCTCTACCTCAATCACCACAACTATTTAAACAATTATTAATGATTTCAGGAATTGATCGTTATTATCAAATAGTTAGATGTTTTAGAGATGAAGATTTAAGAATTGATCGTCAACCAGAATTTACTCAATTAGATTTAGAAATGAGTTTTGCAACTGGTGATGATGTTATGAATCTAGCTGAAAAATTAATTAAAAAAGTTTTACTAGATATTAAAGGTTATGAAATAAAAGATGATCTTTTAAGATTAAGTTATAAAGACGCAATCGATTTATATGGTATTGATAAACCTGATTTAAGATATGATTTAAAAATTCATACTTTAAACGATATTTTTAAAAATACTAATGTAAAAATGTTTGCAAATATAGATGATCAAGTTATAAGAGCAGTTTGTATAGATAAATTATTAACTAAAAAACAAATTGAACAAGCAGTTCAACAAGTAAGACAATTTGGATTTAATTCTTTAGGATTTGTAAAAATCGAAAACAACTCTTGATCTGGAAGTTTAGCAAGTCAATTATCTGATCAAGAAAAACAAGATTTAATTAAAGAATTTAATATTCAATCTGATGCGACTATTTTAATGAACTTTGGAAAATATGATAAAATTTCTCAAGCTATGGGAGCTGTTAGAATTTGTTTAGCTAAAATGTTTGATTTAGCTAGTGCTGATGAATTTAAATTATTATGAGTTGTTGATTTTCCTTTATTTGAATACAGTGAAGAAGAACAACGTTATGTTGCAGCACATCACCCATTTACAATGCCTAAAACTGAATCTTTAAATGATTTTGATACTAACAAAAAAGACGCTTTAGCTTATGCATATGATTTAGTTATGAACGGATTTGAAATTGGTGGAGGAAGTCAACGTATTACAAATCCAGATATTCAAAAAAGAATGTTTGATGCAATTAAATTAACTCCTGATAAAGTAGAAATGAACTTTGGATGATTTATGAACGCTTATAAATATGGTGCTCCTTATCATGCTGGTATTGCTTGAGGTTTAGATAGAATTGCAATGATTTTATCAAACACTAATTCAATTAGAGATGTTATTGCGTTTCCTAAAAATACATCTGGAGTTGACCCTATGAGTAATGCTCCTGATTATGTAAGTGATAATCAATTAGAAGAATTAAATATTAAAATTAAATAA
- a CDS encoding AAA family ATPase has protein sequence MKRYNLNLLENLEKYELYTNPQEEEYYKKVSEKIDEISGKFNNLKKEHVYIHNVKEFYINNKVYYEIVFSKANDHFKKTDTTIAFTDKKITSNYAIELFLIESSIDILGNSVAVLIIDSFNIKIRKCEFDHFCKILHGSDFTEESGNVYELKLINQYLTKHKIDLLDLMIQDELIKEIKNEVLTKAKIHKKTPFLDVLLKCREKIDGCIKGYKIIKYLLFKMRNVIIKKQISITPNENISNLFLKNQCIPFENKPFYFSLVNHNTSTSDLAKIFNTDEHKDEILARQVKDNAESNFIIFNEIENENISTVKKMIDSFNNSLWSGHISDCEIKIYKNHLFMSKYVNEFNCIIKKLNDYAKTGYSDYSNFSKKWLNENNLDSEEKKKILRKIFINTKVAFVYGSAGSGKTTLIEQMCRMFNDKNKILLSHTNSSVNNLKERIKSPNTKFMTVTKYINSKQVLDCDLLLIDECSVITDSDINKVLEKNNSELLILVGDVFQIESIGYGKWFEYCKELMPKKTINELNEQYRTNNKSLHKIWKDVREKKKNSILTLNRFGISQSIGNTIFERKNNDEIILCPNYNGLYGINNINRILQEFNNNKAIPWGTQKFKVGDPVLFHSPELLGPEIHNNLKGKISKITKDSNNKYIEFHIELEVKLVPDQNNSKYDLLNNDDKSEKSIISFKVHNSNNTDSDKYDHSTIIPFQTSYAISIHKAQGLEYNSVKIVFSNTLENFTHNIFYTAITRAKENLQIYWEGDLEKQFFASLKSDNYKKDMWLLKNIISDKNKQN, from the coding sequence ATGAAAAGATATAATTTAAATTTGTTAGAAAATTTAGAAAAGTACGAACTGTACACAAATCCTCAAGAAGAAGAATATTATAAAAAAGTATCAGAAAAAATAGATGAGATTAGTGGTAAATTCAATAATCTAAAAAAAGAGCACGTGTATATTCATAATGTAAAAGAATTTTACATAAACAACAAAGTCTACTATGAAATCGTTTTTTCTAAAGCAAATGATCATTTTAAAAAAACTGACACAACAATAGCCTTTACTGATAAGAAAATAACTTCAAATTATGCAATAGAATTATTTTTAATTGAAAGCTCAATAGATATTTTAGGTAATAGTGTCGCTGTATTAATAATCGATTCCTTTAATATTAAAATAAGAAAGTGTGAATTCGACCATTTTTGCAAAATTCTCCATGGTTCAGACTTTACTGAAGAATCAGGTAATGTGTATGAACTTAAATTAATTAACCAATATTTAACAAAACATAAAATTGATTTATTAGATCTAATGATACAAGATGAATTAATTAAAGAAATTAAAAATGAAGTTCTTACAAAAGCAAAAATTCATAAAAAAACACCCTTTTTAGATGTGTTATTAAAATGTAGAGAGAAGATAGATGGATGTATAAAGGGGTATAAAATTATTAAGTATTTACTATTTAAAATGAGAAATGTTATTATTAAAAAACAAATCTCCATTACCCCGAATGAAAATATTTCTAATTTATTTTTGAAAAATCAATGTATCCCATTTGAAAATAAACCATTTTATTTTTCTTTAGTAAATCATAATACATCAACTTCTGATCTTGCAAAAATTTTCAACACAGACGAACATAAAGATGAAATTTTAGCAAGACAAGTGAAAGATAATGCAGAATCTAATTTTATAATATTCAATGAAATTGAAAACGAAAATATAAGTACAGTCAAAAAAATGATCGATTCTTTTAATAATAGCTTGTGATCTGGTCATATAAGTGACTGTGAAATAAAAATATATAAAAATCATTTATTTATGAGTAAATACGTTAATGAGTTTAACTGTATAATAAAAAAACTTAATGATTATGCAAAAACAGGATATTCAGACTACTCTAATTTTTCAAAGAAGTGGTTGAATGAAAATAATTTAGATTCAGAAGAGAAGAAAAAAATATTGAGAAAAATTTTTATAAATACCAAAGTTGCGTTTGTATATGGTTCAGCAGGCTCAGGAAAAACAACTTTAATAGAGCAAATGTGCAGAATGTTTAATGATAAAAATAAAATTCTATTATCGCATACAAATTCATCTGTAAACAATTTAAAAGAAAGAATAAAGTCACCAAATACAAAATTTATGACTGTTACAAAATATATTAATTCTAAGCAAGTTTTAGACTGTGATCTTTTACTTATAGATGAATGTAGTGTAATAACAGATAGCGATATTAACAAAGTTTTAGAAAAAAATAATTCTGAATTATTGATATTAGTGGGCGATGTTTTTCAAATTGAATCTATAGGGTATGGAAAGTGATTTGAGTATTGTAAAGAATTGATGCCTAAAAAAACCATAAATGAATTGAATGAACAATATAGAACAAACAATAAATCCTTGCATAAAATATGAAAAGACGTAAGAGAAAAGAAAAAAAATTCTATTCTTACTCTTAACAGATTTGGTATCTCACAAAGCATTGGCAACACTATATTTGAAAGAAAAAATAATGATGAAATAATTCTTTGTCCAAATTACAACGGTTTATATGGAATAAATAATATAAATAGAATTTTACAGGAATTTAATAATAATAAAGCTATTCCCTGAGGAACACAAAAATTTAAAGTAGGGGACCCTGTACTTTTTCACAGTCCAGAATTACTGGGACCAGAAATTCATAATAATTTAAAAGGCAAAATTTCAAAAATTACTAAAGACAGTAACAATAAGTACATCGAATTCCATATAGAGTTAGAAGTAAAACTTGTGCCTGATCAGAACAATTCAAAATATGATTTATTGAATAATGATGATAAATCAGAAAAATCAATAATATCTTTTAAAGTACACAACTCTAATAATACAGATTCAGATAAATATGATCATTCAACTATTATTCCTTTTCAAACTTCCTATGCAATTTCAATACATAAAGCACAGGGTTTAGAATATAATTCTGTTAAAATTGTTTTCTCAAATACGCTAGAAAATTTTACGCATAACATATTTTATACAGCTATAACAAGAGCTAAAGAAAATTTACAAATTTATTGAGAAGGTGATTTAGAAAAACAATTTTTTGCATCATTAAAATCAGATAATTACAAAAAAGACATGTGATTATTAAAAAATATAATTTCTGATAAAAACAAGCAAAACTAA
- the hisS gene encoding histidine--tRNA ligase: MIQKPRGTQDIFLKEAKKWRVLENKLREILSCYNYSEIRTPIFESKELFVRSVGETSDIVSKEMYEFTDKKQREFVLKPEGTAPTVRALIENKLYNQENLPFKTYYISPMFRYERPQTGRNRQFHQLGIESFGSDDIQQDVEVLSIAYDIISKLQLADKVEIVVNYLLTGKERQAYIVELKKYLQQFDLCNDCQTRINKNTLRVLDCKIDSDKFDNVVKMKDFLSDDQKQRFDLTIKTLEQLNIKTVIDDKLVRGLDYYTGFIFEIKYVNKGLGSQQTLIAGGRYNNLVSEIGNIDIPACGFGMGLERILITLDENNIDIDNIDDSLDLYTICLNDDAILLNQQILKSARLNNLKCDTNNMHKSLKSAFKQADKFNSKNVIVLGSKEAETNSFIVKNKQTNDQISYTLEKWISEMKK; encoded by the coding sequence ATGATTCAAAAACCAAGAGGAACTCAAGATATATTTTTAAAAGAAGCAAAAAAATGAAGAGTTTTAGAAAACAAATTAAGAGAAATATTAAGTTGTTATAATTACTCAGAAATAAGAACTCCAATTTTTGAATCAAAAGAATTATTTGTAAGAAGTGTTGGAGAAACTAGTGATATTGTTTCTAAAGAAATGTATGAATTTACTGATAAAAAACAAAGAGAATTTGTATTAAAACCTGAAGGAACAGCACCAACTGTAAGAGCATTAATCGAAAACAAATTATACAATCAAGAAAACTTACCATTTAAAACTTATTATATATCACCAATGTTTAGATATGAAAGACCTCAAACAGGAAGAAACAGACAATTCCACCAATTAGGAATTGAAAGTTTTGGAAGCGATGATATTCAACAAGATGTTGAAGTTTTATCAATTGCTTATGATATTATTTCGAAATTACAATTAGCTGATAAAGTTGAAATAGTAGTTAATTATTTACTAACAGGAAAAGAAAGACAAGCTTATATTGTTGAATTAAAAAAATATCTACAACAATTTGATTTATGTAATGATTGTCAAACAAGAATTAATAAAAACACTTTAAGAGTTTTAGATTGTAAAATTGATAGCGATAAATTTGATAACGTAGTTAAAATGAAAGACTTTTTAAGTGATGATCAAAAACAAAGATTTGATCTTACAATTAAAACTTTAGAACAATTAAACATTAAAACAGTAATTGATGATAAATTAGTTAGAGGTTTAGATTATTACACTGGATTTATTTTTGAAATTAAATATGTAAATAAAGGTTTAGGTAGCCAACAAACTTTAATTGCAGGTGGAAGATATAATAATTTAGTTTCAGAAATAGGAAATATAGATATACCTGCTTGTGGCTTTGGAATGGGATTAGAAAGAATTCTAATTACTTTAGATGAAAATAATATAGATATTGATAATATTGATGATAGTTTAGATTTATACACTATTTGTTTAAATGATGATGCTATTTTATTAAATCAACAAATCTTAAAATCAGCTAGATTAAATAATTTAAAGTGTGACACAAACAATATGCATAAATCTTTAAAATCAGCATTTAAACAAGCTGACAAATTTAATTCTAAAAACGTTATTGTTTTAGGAAGTAAAGAAGCAGAAACTAATAGTTTTATAGTTAAAAACAAACAAACTAATGATCAAATTAGTTATACTTTAGAAAAATGAATTAGTGAAATGAAAAAATAG
- the yihA gene encoding ribosome biogenesis GTP-binding protein YihA/YsxC: MIKQAVFIKSAADRSGWINDDISEICFVGRSNVGKSSFINSLTNNNKLAKVANTPGKTRLLNFFDINKSQFRLVDAPGYGYAKINDATKIQFAKMMQDYFVNRKNLKGVFMLVDLRHKPTKDDIQMYEFLKYYNIKVVIVGTKLDKLKRNEYSKNEQMIKQTLGFVSSDSFIKISNLNKTNISECYDKINELLEE, translated from the coding sequence ATGATTAAACAAGCCGTATTTATTAAATCAGCAGCTGATAGAAGTGGATGAATTAATGATGATATTAGTGAAATTTGTTTTGTTGGAAGAAGTAATGTAGGTAAATCTAGTTTTATCAATTCTTTAACAAATAATAATAAGTTGGCAAAAGTTGCAAATACTCCAGGTAAAACTAGGTTGTTAAATTTTTTTGATATTAATAAATCTCAGTTTAGATTAGTTGATGCTCCAGGGTATGGGTATGCAAAAATTAATGATGCTACTAAAATTCAATTTGCTAAAATGATGCAAGATTATTTTGTAAATAGAAAAAATTTAAAAGGTGTTTTTATGCTAGTTGATCTGCGTCATAAACCAACAAAAGATGATATTCAAATGTATGAATTTTTAAAATACTATAATATCAAAGTTGTGATTGTTGGAACTAAATTAGATAAACTAAAAAGAAATGAATATAGTAAAAATGAACAAATGATTAAACAAACATTAGGATTTGTTTCTAGTGATAGTTTTATAAAAATATCGAATTTAAACAAAACAAATATAAGTGAATGTTATGATAAAATAAACGAACTTTTAGAGGAGTAA